From one Lysinibacillus sp. G4S2 genomic stretch:
- a CDS encoding aldehyde dehydrogenase family protein: protein MKETKLWINGQWKEAKEAYELRSPYSGAVIAKVAKASILDVEQAIVGAQEAFQSFKKTTAYERAEILYKVVDIMRQRKEEFAEILALEAGKPISAGLTEIERTIATYQFAAEGAKQAMGETVPMDAAPGAGDRIGWTKREPLGVISAITPFNFPFNLVAHKLGPAFAVGNTVVLKPANQTPLSAIVLAEIFKEAGLPDGALQIVTGSGGELSDTLVTHPYVKKVTFTGSGKVGLGIKEKVGLRKVTLELGSNAAVIVEPSTPIDKIIQRCVGGAFNFAGQVCISLQRIYVHASIIDEFTKAFVAETEKLVVGDPLDKNTDVSAMINSGEVERIRQWIEEAKAQGAVVATGGTFTERTLTPTVMTNVTADMKVVCQETFAPIVSIVSYETLDDAIRLVNESELGLNAGIYTNVLPDALRAADELQVGAVIINDIPTFRVDNMPYGGVKMSGYGREGIKWAIEEMTDMKFITMKKSF, encoded by the coding sequence ATGAAGGAAACGAAGCTTTGGATTAATGGCCAATGGAAAGAAGCAAAGGAAGCATATGAGCTGAGATCACCCTATAGCGGAGCGGTAATTGCAAAAGTTGCAAAGGCATCGATTTTAGATGTAGAGCAAGCAATAGTAGGTGCTCAAGAGGCGTTCCAATCGTTTAAAAAGACAACAGCCTATGAACGTGCCGAAATTTTATATAAAGTAGTCGATATAATGCGACAACGAAAAGAAGAATTTGCTGAGATTTTAGCGTTAGAGGCAGGAAAGCCAATTTCGGCTGGATTAACTGAAATAGAACGTACAATAGCGACTTATCAGTTTGCAGCAGAAGGTGCTAAGCAAGCAATGGGTGAGACGGTGCCAATGGATGCCGCACCTGGGGCAGGGGATCGTATTGGCTGGACAAAACGAGAACCTTTAGGTGTAATTTCAGCTATTACACCATTCAATTTCCCATTTAATTTAGTAGCACATAAATTAGGTCCTGCCTTTGCAGTTGGCAATACAGTCGTATTAAAGCCAGCAAATCAAACACCATTAAGTGCTATAGTATTGGCTGAAATATTTAAGGAAGCGGGTCTTCCTGATGGTGCGCTACAAATTGTTACTGGTAGCGGTGGTGAGCTTAGCGATACACTCGTGACACATCCATACGTGAAAAAGGTGACATTCACGGGCAGTGGCAAGGTTGGTTTGGGCATTAAGGAAAAAGTCGGTTTACGTAAAGTAACATTAGAGCTTGGGTCCAATGCAGCGGTAATTGTCGAACCATCGACACCGATTGATAAAATTATTCAGCGTTGTGTCGGAGGTGCCTTTAATTTTGCAGGTCAGGTTTGTATTTCATTACAACGTATTTACGTACATGCATCAATTATCGATGAGTTTACAAAAGCATTTGTGGCAGAAACAGAAAAGCTTGTAGTAGGTGACCCGCTCGATAAAAATACAGATGTTAGTGCGATGATTAATTCTGGTGAAGTCGAACGTATTCGTCAATGGATTGAGGAAGCAAAGGCTCAAGGGGCGGTAGTTGCAACAGGAGGAACGTTCACTGAGCGTACATTAACACCAACTGTTATGACGAATGTGACGGCGGATATGAAAGTAGTTTGTCAAGAAACATTCGCGCCAATCGTCTCAATTGTTTCATATGAAACATTAGACGACGCTATTCGACTAGTGAATGAGTCGGAACTTGGCTTAAATGCAGGGATTTATACAAATGTATTGCCAGATGCGTTACGTGCAGCGGATGAATTACAAGTAGGCGCTGTTATTATTAATGATATTCCGACATTCAGAGTTGACAATATGCCATATGGCGGCGTAAAAATGAGTGGATACGGTCGTGAAGGCATTAAGTGGGCTATTGAGGAAATGACGGATATGAAATTTATTACGATGAAAAAATCATTCTAA
- a CDS encoding DUF4003 family protein, whose translation MEFTIIGNQFTQTVEDVAKAVGWTVDRKIVLAIASKYVASGKTFDAVKYKEVLQEMKEQSSWASPLRTAVRYSIAANLMEQEDTKQAVKNLLSNVSILKEAKFRSGNFIFIGAQFLTEVESEKSAHAQAARALFEEIRKHHRFLTANDDIPYVVLLSNPSDDVVLRAETMNRYYKELRTYNFNAGNELQWLSQILTFLSPQYDSTLVPNVVTIRDTLKKQDVKVKTINYPLLGFLAILEVNNAHLQQIVDLYHELKGMKLLKWHREFVLFMAVQIAIYDMAKVQQSLSMTIMSSIQLIIQAQQTAMLVSVSAAAAASSSSSS comes from the coding sequence ATGGAATTTACAATAATTGGAAATCAATTTACACAAACTGTGGAGGATGTAGCTAAGGCTGTCGGATGGACAGTTGATCGTAAAATTGTACTAGCAATTGCAAGCAAATATGTGGCGTCAGGAAAAACCTTTGATGCGGTTAAATATAAAGAAGTGTTACAAGAAATGAAGGAGCAATCTTCATGGGCTTCTCCGTTAAGAACAGCAGTAAGATATAGTATTGCTGCAAATTTGATGGAGCAAGAGGATACAAAACAAGCGGTAAAAAATCTACTGTCAAACGTAAGCATATTGAAGGAAGCAAAATTTAGAAGCGGTAATTTTATTTTTATTGGTGCACAGTTTTTAACGGAGGTGGAAAGTGAAAAAAGTGCACATGCACAGGCGGCGCGTGCATTATTTGAAGAGATCCGTAAGCATCATCGATTTTTAACTGCTAACGATGACATTCCTTACGTAGTATTGTTAAGTAACCCATCTGATGACGTTGTTCTCCGTGCTGAAACGATGAATCGTTATTATAAAGAATTACGTACATATAATTTTAATGCGGGGAACGAGCTACAATGGCTATCACAAATATTGACTTTCCTTTCTCCTCAATATGATAGTACATTAGTGCCGAATGTGGTGACAATCCGTGACACATTAAAGAAACAGGATGTAAAGGTCAAAACGATTAACTATCCATTATTAGGATTTTTAGCGATTCTTGAAGTGAATAATGCACACCTTCAACAGATTGTAGATTTATACCATGAATTGAAGGGTATGAAACTATTAAAATGGCATCGTGAGTTCGTGTTATTTATGGCCGTACAAATTGCTATCTATGATATGGCTAAGGTACAACAATCTTTATCAATGACAATCATGTCATCTATTCAATTAATAATTCAAGCACAACAAACAGCAATGTTAGTATCAGTTTCTGCAGCTGCTGCAGCTTCTAGTTCAAGTTCTTCATGA
- a CDS encoding DUF779 domain-containing protein: MVVRVLATEEALALIEFLKEKHGPIMFHQSGGCCDGSSPMCYPEGDLLLGDQDVCLGEIGGAPFYMHKNQYDYWKHTQIILDVVDGRGGMFSLEGVEGKRFLTRSRAFSTEELKELGLI, from the coding sequence GTGGTCGTGCGTGTTTTAGCAACTGAAGAAGCGCTGGCACTAATCGAGTTTTTGAAAGAAAAGCATGGACCCATTATGTTTCATCAATCAGGTGGATGCTGTGATGGTTCATCGCCAATGTGTTATCCAGAAGGCGACTTACTATTAGGTGATCAAGATGTTTGTCTTGGAGAAATTGGTGGTGCTCCCTTCTATATGCATAAAAATCAATATGATTATTGGAAGCATACACAAATAATCTTGGACGTAGTCGATGGCAGAGGCGGTATGTTCTCGCTTGAAGGCGTTGAAGGTAAACGGTTTTTAACAAGGTCAAGAGCCTTTTCAACAGAGGAGTTAAAAGAATTAGGCTTAATTTAA
- the adh gene encoding aldehyde dehydrogenase → MVYAFPNTEGSVVQFKEKYENYIGGEWTPPVKGQYFDNVTPVTGQVFTQLARSTAEDIELALDAAHAAKDAWGKTSPTERANILLKIADRIEQNLEKLAVAETWDNGKAVRETLNADIPLAIDHFRYFAGALRAQEGAVSQIDNDTVAYHFHEPIGVVGQIIPWNFPLLMAVWKLAPALAAGNCVVLKPAEQTPASIMVLIELIEDLLPSGVLNVVNGFGLEAGKPLASNPRIGKIAFTGETTTGRLIMQYASQNLIPVTLELGGKSPNIFFEDIMDEDDAFLDKAVEGFVLFALNQGEVCTCPSRAIIQESIYDKFMERVLQRVEAIKVGNPLDPNTMMGAQASSEQMEKILSYLDIGKQEGAECLIGGEKNNVGSGFENGYYIKPTVFKGHNKMRIFQEEIFGPVVAVTTFKTKEEALEIANDTLYGLGAGVWTRDMNTAYRFGRGIQAGRVWTNCYHAYPAHAAFGGYKMSGVGRENHKMMLAHYQQTKNLLVSYSENKLGFF, encoded by the coding sequence ATGGTTTATGCATTTCCAAACACTGAAGGATCGGTAGTTCAATTCAAGGAGAAATATGAAAATTACATTGGTGGAGAATGGACACCTCCAGTGAAAGGACAATACTTTGATAATGTTACACCTGTTACTGGACAAGTTTTTACACAATTAGCTCGATCTACTGCTGAAGATATTGAACTTGCACTTGATGCAGCGCATGCCGCAAAGGATGCATGGGGCAAAACATCCCCAACAGAGCGTGCAAACATTTTACTTAAAATTGCGGACCGTATTGAGCAAAACTTAGAAAAGCTAGCCGTTGCCGAAACATGGGATAACGGAAAGGCGGTACGTGAGACATTAAATGCAGATATCCCTCTTGCCATTGATCATTTCCGTTATTTTGCGGGGGCTTTACGTGCACAAGAAGGCGCGGTAAGCCAAATCGATAATGATACAGTCGCTTATCACTTCCATGAGCCAATTGGGGTAGTAGGTCAAATTATCCCTTGGAATTTCCCGTTATTAATGGCCGTTTGGAAGCTAGCACCTGCACTGGCAGCTGGAAACTGTGTGGTGTTGAAACCTGCTGAGCAAACGCCAGCTTCGATTATGGTGCTCATTGAATTAATAGAAGATTTATTGCCATCAGGTGTACTGAACGTTGTCAATGGCTTTGGTTTAGAGGCAGGGAAGCCGCTAGCATCAAATCCACGCATTGGTAAAATTGCCTTTACTGGTGAGACAACGACAGGTCGCTTAATTATGCAATATGCTTCACAAAACCTTATTCCAGTTACGTTAGAATTGGGCGGCAAGTCGCCAAATATTTTCTTTGAGGATATTATGGACGAAGATGATGCCTTTTTAGATAAGGCAGTTGAGGGCTTTGTATTATTCGCACTAAACCAAGGTGAAGTATGTACATGTCCTTCTCGTGCAATAATTCAAGAGTCTATTTACGATAAATTTATGGAACGCGTTCTACAGCGTGTTGAAGCGATTAAAGTTGGAAATCCGCTTGATCCGAATACGATGATGGGTGCACAGGCTTCAAGTGAGCAAATGGAAAAAATTCTTTCTTACTTAGATATTGGTAAGCAAGAAGGTGCAGAATGTCTAATTGGAGGAGAGAAAAATAATGTAGGATCTGGCTTTGAAAATGGTTACTACATTAAGCCAACTGTCTTTAAAGGGCATAATAAAATGCGCATTTTCCAAGAAGAGATCTTCGGGCCAGTTGTTGCCGTAACAACATTTAAAACAAAAGAGGAAGCATTAGAAATTGCAAATGACACATTATATGGTTTAGGTGCAGGTGTCTGGACACGTGATATGAATACTGCTTATCGCTTCGGTCGTGGTATTCAAGCAGGACGTGTTTGGACAAACTGCTACCATGCTTATCCTGCACATGCTGCGTTCGGTGGCTATAAAATGTCGGGTGTTGGTCGTGAAAACCATAAGATGATGTTAGCGCATTATCAGCAAACGAAAAACTTATTAGTTAGCTATAGCGAAAACAAACTTGGTTTCTTCTAA
- the rluF gene encoding 23S rRNA pseudouridine(2604) synthase RluF yields MRINKYLSETGIVSRRGADKWIAEGKVTINGELATVGSQVEAGDMVCVDGKEVKKEEQLVYIALNKPVGITSTTEQHIKGNVVDFVNHPLRIFHIGRLDKESEGLLLLTNDGDIVNKILRAENHHEKEYIVQVDKPITEQFIKKMGAGVDILDTTTLPCYVEKISDRVFKIILEQGLNRQIRRMCSALGYSVKRLQRIRIMNIKLGNLKVGQWRDLTEKERTELFKLLNYTPK; encoded by the coding sequence ATGCGGATTAATAAATATTTGAGTGAAACAGGCATCGTATCTCGTCGCGGCGCAGATAAATGGATAGCAGAGGGTAAAGTAACGATTAATGGTGAACTTGCAACAGTTGGCAGTCAAGTTGAGGCAGGTGACATGGTTTGCGTTGATGGAAAAGAGGTAAAAAAAGAAGAACAGCTCGTTTATATTGCCTTAAACAAACCAGTAGGAATTACAAGTACAACTGAACAACATATAAAAGGAAATGTCGTTGATTTTGTCAATCACCCTCTACGTATTTTTCATATTGGACGACTCGATAAGGAATCAGAAGGGCTATTATTACTGACAAACGACGGTGACATCGTCAATAAAATTTTACGTGCGGAAAACCATCACGAAAAAGAATATATCGTACAAGTTGATAAGCCTATTACAGAGCAATTTATTAAAAAAATGGGGGCTGGTGTAGATATTTTAGATACTACAACCTTACCTTGTTATGTTGAAAAAATATCTGATAGAGTCTTTAAAATTATTTTAGAGCAAGGCTTAAATCGTCAAATACGTCGTATGTGTTCGGCACTTGGCTACTCCGTTAAGCGTCTACAACGTATTCGTATTATGAATATTAAGCTTGGAAATTTAAAGGTTGGACAGTGGCGCGATTTAACAGAAAAAGAACGAACAGAACTATTCAAACTACTTAACTACACTCCAAAATAA
- a CDS encoding cupin domain-containing protein yields the protein MKYSAQYFIEKLNLAEHPEGGYYISSFRASEDMAVRDVQRPIYTSIYFLLRSQDISHLHRLKSDELWYYHAGSPLTVHMIFPDGTYEAKKLGINVEAGEVPQIAVPKNTIFGSSVEDADTFSLVGCMVAPGFDFEDFELFTQDELLADYPQHETVIRKMAYTTI from the coding sequence ATGAAGTATTCAGCACAATATTTTATTGAAAAATTGAATTTAGCAGAGCATCCTGAAGGCGGTTATTATATATCCTCATTTCGAGCATCTGAGGATATGGCTGTAAGGGATGTGCAAAGACCGATTTATACGAGTATTTATTTCTTACTACGTTCGCAGGACATATCGCATTTGCACCGTTTGAAATCGGATGAGCTTTGGTATTATCATGCTGGCAGTCCGTTAACAGTCCATATGATTTTCCCGGATGGTACATATGAGGCGAAGAAGCTTGGAATAAATGTAGAGGCAGGAGAAGTACCTCAAATAGCAGTACCGAAAAACACTATATTTGGCTCGTCCGTAGAGGATGCAGATACATTTAGTTTAGTAGGCTGTATGGTTGCACCAGGCTTTGATTTTGAGGATTTTGAATTGTTTACACAAGATGAGCTGTTAGCTGACTATCCACAGCACGAGACAGTTATTCGAAAAATGGCTTACACGACAATTTAA
- a CDS encoding ABC transporter ATP-binding protein — MLKVQNIDVFYGNIQALKGLSLEVNEGEIVTLIGANGAGKSTLLKTLSGLLKPKGGIIEYEGFSIAGKAAQTIVKSGISHVPEGRRVFANMSVEENLELGAYLRNDKAGIKKDMDHVFELFPRLLERRKQQSGTLSGGEQQMLAMGRALMAKPKLLLMDEPSMGLAPLMVKNIFNIIEQVNKEGTTVLLVEQNANMALSVANRAYVLETGRIVLSGTAKELQESEQVKAAYLGGL; from the coding sequence ATGCTAAAAGTACAAAACATAGATGTATTTTACGGAAACATTCAAGCATTAAAGGGCCTCTCTTTGGAAGTAAATGAGGGTGAAATCGTAACATTAATCGGTGCAAACGGTGCTGGTAAAAGTACATTATTAAAAACATTGTCAGGTTTATTAAAACCAAAGGGCGGCATCATTGAATATGAAGGCTTCTCCATTGCAGGGAAGGCTGCGCAGACAATTGTAAAATCAGGTATTTCACATGTTCCAGAGGGGCGTCGTGTTTTTGCCAATATGTCAGTTGAAGAGAACTTAGAGCTTGGGGCATATCTTCGTAACGATAAAGCTGGTATCAAAAAAGATATGGACCATGTGTTTGAACTATTCCCACGTCTTTTGGAGCGCCGTAAACAGCAATCAGGTACATTATCTGGTGGTGAGCAACAAATGCTGGCGATGGGTCGAGCATTAATGGCAAAACCGAAATTGTTATTGATGGATGAACCTTCAATGGGGCTTGCACCACTCATGGTAAAAAATATTTTTAATATTATTGAGCAAGTCAATAAAGAGGGTACAACCGTTTTGCTTGTTGAGCAAAATGCGAATATGGCCCTATCAGTAGCAAATCGTGCGTACGTACTTGAAACAGGACGTATTGTATTATCAGGTACAGCAAAAGAGCTTCAAGAGAGTGAGCAAGTAAAGGCAGCTTATTTAGGTGGCTTATAG
- a CDS encoding ABC transporter ATP-binding protein, which produces MTGNLLINVENMGIQFGGLKAVQGVNMYLNQGELVGLIGPNGAGKTTSFNMLTGVYTPTEGTITFDGIKINGLAPYQVTQKGISRTFQNIRLFKELSVLDNVKVANHSLAKHSMWSSIFRLPNHFKGEAEMELQSIEFLKIFGLDVYKDELAKNLPYGMQRRLEIARALAAKPKLLLLDEPAAGMNPQETHDLMELIAFIRKEFGLTILLIEHDMSLVMGICERIYVLDHGQLIADGTPEEIRNNPKVIEAYLGEEVIG; this is translated from the coding sequence ATGACTGGAAACCTTCTTATCAATGTTGAAAATATGGGCATTCAATTCGGTGGTTTAAAGGCGGTACAGGGCGTTAATATGTACCTTAATCAAGGAGAACTAGTAGGTCTTATAGGGCCAAATGGTGCTGGTAAAACAACGAGCTTTAACATGCTTACCGGAGTGTATACACCAACTGAAGGTACGATTACATTTGATGGTATAAAGATAAATGGGCTTGCACCATACCAGGTAACACAAAAGGGTATTAGCCGTACGTTCCAAAATATTCGTTTATTTAAAGAACTCTCTGTTTTAGATAATGTTAAGGTAGCGAACCATTCACTTGCCAAGCATTCCATGTGGTCCTCCATTTTCCGTTTGCCGAATCACTTTAAAGGTGAGGCAGAAATGGAGCTTCAATCTATTGAGTTCCTAAAAATCTTTGGCTTAGATGTTTATAAGGATGAGCTTGCGAAAAATTTACCTTATGGGATGCAGCGTCGACTAGAAATTGCTCGTGCCCTAGCTGCGAAACCTAAGCTACTATTATTAGATGAGCCAGCAGCAGGCATGAACCCGCAGGAAACGCACGATTTAATGGAATTAATAGCGTTTATTCGTAAAGAATTTGGCTTAACAATTCTTCTAATTGAGCATGATATGAGCTTAGTAATGGGAATTTGTGAACGTATTTATGTGCTCGATCACGGTCAATTAATCGCTGATGGGACACCAGAAGAAATACGCAACAATCCAAAGGTAATTGAAGCTTACCTTGGCGAGGAGGTTATCGGCTAA
- a CDS encoding branched-chain amino acid ABC transporter permease, with product MKKSKFFWGYAVLALVIYAVIQVLISTNILDMYYQNMLITMCINIMLAVSLHIVIGITGQFSIGHAGFLAVGAYISAIITTKLMLPFPLAIFLGALAAAVAGLIVGIPTLRLKGDYLAIATLGFAEIIRIVFLNTDYVGGAAGMQVKYLSNWTYAFVGVVLTILVISNFTNSRHGRACISIREDEIAADAMGINTTYYKVVAFAIGSFFAGLAGAIFAHNFYIIQPTTFGFLKSFDILIYVVLGGLGSLSGSVIAAIFLTVISAYLANFPETRMIIYSLVLIVVMLYRPTGLMGTKEFTDLFKFGKKGGTK from the coding sequence ATGAAAAAGTCTAAATTCTTTTGGGGCTATGCCGTATTAGCGTTAGTCATCTATGCAGTTATTCAGGTGCTAATTTCAACGAACATTCTCGATATGTACTATCAAAATATGTTAATCACAATGTGTATTAACATTATGCTTGCGGTTAGCTTGCACATTGTCATTGGTATTACTGGCCAATTCTCGATTGGGCATGCAGGTTTCTTAGCAGTAGGGGCATATATTTCTGCGATTATTACAACTAAATTAATGCTTCCGTTCCCATTAGCAATTTTCTTAGGGGCGCTGGCAGCAGCAGTCGCAGGTTTAATCGTAGGTATTCCAACACTACGTTTAAAGGGTGACTATTTAGCGATTGCGACACTTGGATTTGCGGAAATTATACGTATTGTCTTTTTAAATACGGATTATGTTGGTGGCGCAGCGGGGATGCAGGTTAAATATTTATCAAATTGGACTTATGCGTTCGTTGGTGTAGTTCTAACAATTCTAGTAATCTCTAACTTTACAAATTCTCGTCATGGACGTGCATGTATTTCGATTCGTGAGGACGAAATTGCGGCAGATGCAATGGGTATTAACACAACCTACTATAAAGTTGTAGCGTTCGCAATTGGTTCCTTCTTTGCCGGTCTTGCAGGGGCCATCTTTGCACATAATTTTTACATTATTCAACCGACAACTTTCGGTTTCTTAAAATCATTTGATATTTTAATCTATGTCGTTCTTGGTGGTTTAGGAAGTCTTTCAGGGTCCGTTATTGCTGCGATTTTCTTAACAGTAATCTCAGCTTACTTAGCAAACTTCCCAGAAACACGTATGATTATTTATAGCTTAGTATTAATAGTGGTAATGCTGTACCGTCCAACAGGTTTGATGGGAACAAAAGAATTTACGGATTTATTTAAGTTTGGTAAAAAAGGAGGTACAAAATAA
- a CDS encoding branched-chain amino acid ABC transporter permease — protein MEWIQQLVNGISLGSIYALIALGYTMVYGIIKLINFAHGDVFMIGSFIGFYAIAKWELGFFPALLLAMAVCAIFGVVIERIAYKRLRNATRIAALITAIGVSLLIEYTTIFFRGAQPAAYPEVIKNKSFDVFGVQISSTSILILTVAIVLMILLQFIVHKTKIGKAMRAVSHDADAARLMGINVDNTISATFAIGSALAGAAGVIFGVYYTKIDPLMGVIPGVKAFIAAVLGGIGIIPGAMVGGMLLGVVESLVSALGFSLWRDAAAFVILILILIFRPSGIFGKNTREKV, from the coding sequence ATGGAATGGATACAGCAGCTTGTGAATGGTATTTCACTAGGTAGTATCTACGCATTAATAGCGTTAGGGTATACGATGGTATACGGGATTATTAAGCTAATTAACTTTGCCCACGGCGATGTCTTCATGATTGGGTCATTTATTGGCTTTTACGCAATTGCTAAATGGGAGCTTGGCTTCTTCCCAGCACTATTATTGGCGATGGCAGTTTGTGCAATCTTTGGTGTTGTAATTGAACGTATTGCTTATAAGCGTTTGCGAAATGCAACACGTATTGCAGCTTTAATTACGGCAATCGGTGTATCGCTATTAATCGAATACACGACTATTTTCTTCAGAGGTGCGCAACCAGCGGCATATCCTGAAGTCATTAAAAATAAATCTTTTGATGTTTTCGGAGTTCAAATTAGTAGTACATCCATTTTAATTTTAACTGTAGCAATTGTACTGATGATTCTTTTACAATTCATCGTACATAAAACAAAGATCGGAAAAGCGATGCGCGCGGTTTCTCATGATGCCGATGCAGCACGTTTGATGGGTATTAACGTAGATAATACAATTTCAGCGACATTCGCAATTGGTTCTGCTCTAGCTGGTGCAGCAGGTGTGATCTTTGGTGTTTACTATACGAAAATTGATCCATTAATGGGTGTTATTCCAGGGGTTAAAGCGTTCATCGCTGCAGTACTTGGTGGCATTGGTATTATTCCTGGTGCCATGGTTGGCGGTATGTTATTAGGTGTTGTGGAATCATTAGTAAGTGCACTTGGCTTCTCCTTATGGCGTGATGCAGCGGCATTCGTTATTTTAATTTTAATTTTAATCTTCAGACCATCGGGTATCTTCGGTAAAAATACCCGTGAGAAAGTGTAG
- a CDS encoding ABC transporter substrate-binding protein, translating into MKENKKLKKFGSLLVASSLLAGVLAGCGNGDSSSSGGGSSSGGGGSSDGDTIKIGANLELSGNVASYGSSIGLGAELAVKEINDKGGIDGKKIELIKVDNKSENAEATTAAIKLATQDNVVAMLAPATSGNTVATVQIANDKKIPIVTGSGTAPNITVNDDGSVNEYAFRTCFIDPFQGIVAANFASNDLKAKNVAIFADNASDYAKGLAKSFKETITKNGGKVVEEEAYVAKDTDFRTQLTNIKAAKPDFIFIPGYYEEVGLIVKQAREMGIDVPLMGADGWDSPTLVELAGADALNNTYITNHYSAEDPDQKIQDFVKAFKAANGDKAPDAFNALGYDTIYYIADAIKRAGSTDGEAIQKALADTKDLSLVTGTFSVDKDHNPIKTATVLEFKDGKQVFNSKVNP; encoded by the coding sequence ATGAAAGAGAACAAAAAGCTTAAAAAGTTCGGTTCACTTCTAGTTGCGTCTTCATTACTTGCTGGTGTTCTTGCTGGTTGTGGAAATGGAGATAGCTCGAGTTCAGGAGGTGGGTCATCATCAGGTGGCGGTGGCTCTTCTGACGGAGATACTATTAAAATTGGTGCAAATTTAGAGCTTTCAGGTAACGTAGCCTCCTATGGTTCTTCAATTGGACTAGGTGCAGAGCTTGCAGTTAAAGAAATTAATGATAAGGGCGGTATTGACGGTAAGAAAATTGAGCTTATTAAAGTAGATAATAAATCAGAAAACGCAGAGGCTACTACAGCAGCTATTAAACTAGCAACACAAGATAATGTAGTTGCAATGCTAGCCCCAGCAACTTCTGGTAACACAGTTGCAACTGTGCAAATTGCGAACGACAAAAAAATTCCAATCGTTACTGGTTCTGGTACAGCTCCTAACATTACAGTAAATGATGATGGCAGCGTTAATGAATACGCATTCCGTACGTGCTTCATTGATCCATTCCAAGGGATTGTGGCAGCGAACTTCGCTTCTAATGACTTGAAAGCTAAAAATGTAGCTATTTTTGCGGACAATGCGTCTGACTATGCAAAAGGTTTAGCAAAATCATTTAAAGAAACAATCACTAAAAATGGTGGGAAAGTTGTAGAAGAAGAGGCGTATGTGGCTAAGGATACGGACTTCCGTACACAATTAACAAATATTAAAGCGGCTAAACCAGACTTTATCTTTATCCCAGGATACTATGAAGAGGTTGGTTTAATTGTTAAACAAGCACGTGAAATGGGTATCGATGTACCGCTGATGGGAGCTGATGGTTGGGATTCACCAACATTAGTAGAGCTAGCTGGTGCGGATGCGTTGAATAACACATATATTACAAACCACTACTCTGCAGAAGACCCAGATCAAAAAATTCAAGACTTCGTAAAGGCGTTTAAAGCAGCGAACGGTGATAAAGCACCGGATGCATTCAATGCACTTGGCTATGACACAATTTACTACATTGCTGATGCTATTAAGCGTGCAGGCTCTACGGATGGGGAAGCAATTCAAAAAGCATTGGCTGACACAAAAGATCTTTCTTTAGTAACAGGTACTTTCTCAGTTGACAAAGATCATAATCCAATTAAAACAGCAACAGTTCTTGAATTTAAAGACGGTAAACAAGTGTTCAACTCTAAAGTTAATCCTTAA
- a CDS encoding class I SAM-dependent methyltransferase: MNEHQFDKNLHINTVGEQYGFPKLAHYHRYEPTPYIGLEQLFSEYEMPDNSVFIDMGCGKGRVPIYVHHKFHIPTIGIEMDAGFYAEAENNKKGYLQKKSAQAPISFLHSIAEDYVIQPCDTVFFFFNPFSIHIFRTVIHNVWKSYEQHMREIHIILYYPPYDYLQFLHHGTPFELIHEVHLENETNINERLCVFALKKA; this comes from the coding sequence ATGAACGAACATCAATTTGATAAAAATTTGCATATTAATACAGTCGGTGAACAATATGGTTTCCCTAAACTAGCTCATTACCACCGCTATGAGCCAACACCATATATTGGTTTAGAGCAACTGTTTTCGGAATATGAAATGCCAGATAATTCAGTGTTTATCGATATGGGATGTGGAAAAGGGAGAGTACCTATTTATGTGCATCATAAATTCCATATTCCTACAATTGGGATAGAGATGGATGCAGGTTTTTATGCAGAGGCTGAGAATAATAAAAAGGGATATCTTCAAAAAAAGAGTGCTCAAGCTCCGATTTCCTTTCTTCATTCAATAGCGGAAGACTATGTTATTCAACCATGCGATACTGTTTTCTTTTTTTTCAATCCTTTTTCAATCCATATTTTCCGTACAGTCATTCATAACGTTTGGAAGTCTTATGAGCAGCATATGCGTGAAATTCATATTATCTTATACTATCCACCTTATGATTATTTGCAGTTTTTACATCACGGGACACCTTTTGAATTGATTCATGAGGTTCATCTAGAAAATGAAACAAATATTAACGAACGCCTCTGTGTGTTTGCATTGAAAAAAGCGTAG